One window from the genome of Cryobacterium sp. GrIS_2_6 encodes:
- a CDS encoding multicopper oxidase domain-containing protein — translation MTRRLWHIITGILVPAWLFLALVVVIVHRFLPVAPWLMVHLLLLGAVSSAVLIWSQHFADTLLRHPAPGGRVSLGWRLAAHTVGAMLVITGMIGGWWPIVLSGGILVGANALAHATILAVQSRGALPSRFAPLVRYYVAAGACLAIGVTLGVLMARMDDSEDSYARLFIGHIGLNLLGWVGLTVIGTVALLWPTILHVRVADGTRAAARWTLPLFLAGLAVLGLGCLLGERLLVGLGVLAYLAGLARVLADILRYGRVAPAVTFAGWSIGSALAWFTLCTAGFGLLVSTASSWTVAADWIEQLILAFLVGFAAQVLLGALTYLLPVVLGGGPRVSKATSRELERGALFRVVVVNGGLVIYLLPVPSLVKVAVSLLVVATLASFLILMIRALKTNRVLRSSTDVVAPVSAPIPGAGPVHPRRTGSVVVAAGALLLAITIGVAMEPASLGVAGGLAITSVPTTGHTTTIDVAMAGMRFSPDSVSVPVGDTLVINLTNADDRVHNLVLDTGVTSGSVSPGTTAVVNAGVVGTAISGWCSIAGHKQLGMVFAIVVTGAAAAGTEQGGMDMSGGTGSGSGARAAPSAADDVDLMKKPAADFVARDARLTPASAETVHTLTLTATNVQTEVSPGVQQTLWTYNGTAPGPTLHGRVGDVFVITFVNGGTIDHSIDFHAGSLAPDRPMRTIMPGESLTYRFTASRSGIWLYHCSTMPMSAHIANGMFGAVIIDPPGLAPVSAEYVLVQSEFYLGAQGAEVDAARVATQQPDLLAFNGYANQYVDRPLIARVGDRVRVWVLDAGPNVGSSFHVVGGQFDSVFKEGDYLLRAGGSTGTGGAQVLDLAAAQGGFVELSFPESGHYSFVSHVMSDAEKGARGIFDVTP, via the coding sequence ATGACCAGGCGGCTGTGGCACATCATCACCGGCATCCTCGTTCCGGCGTGGCTGTTCCTCGCCCTCGTGGTGGTGATCGTGCATCGGTTCCTTCCGGTCGCGCCCTGGCTGATGGTGCACCTGCTGCTGCTCGGTGCCGTCAGCAGCGCGGTCCTGATCTGGAGCCAGCACTTTGCAGACACGCTGCTCCGGCACCCGGCTCCCGGCGGCCGCGTCTCCCTCGGCTGGCGCCTCGCGGCCCACACCGTCGGAGCCATGCTCGTGATCACCGGCATGATCGGCGGCTGGTGGCCCATCGTCCTCTCCGGTGGCATCCTCGTCGGCGCGAACGCGCTTGCGCACGCGACGATCCTTGCCGTGCAGTCCCGCGGCGCGCTGCCGTCCCGGTTCGCGCCACTCGTTCGCTACTACGTCGCGGCCGGAGCGTGCCTCGCCATCGGGGTGACCCTCGGCGTCCTGATGGCGCGCATGGACGACTCGGAGGACAGCTACGCGCGCCTCTTCATCGGGCACATCGGACTCAACCTGCTCGGCTGGGTCGGCCTGACTGTGATCGGGACGGTCGCCCTGCTGTGGCCGACCATCCTGCACGTGCGGGTCGCCGACGGCACCCGCGCGGCGGCGCGGTGGACCCTTCCCCTCTTCCTCGCCGGCCTCGCCGTGCTCGGCCTTGGCTGCCTGCTCGGGGAACGACTCCTCGTGGGCCTCGGCGTGCTCGCCTATCTCGCCGGGCTTGCGAGGGTGCTCGCCGACATTCTGCGCTACGGGAGGGTCGCGCCGGCCGTGACGTTCGCTGGCTGGAGCATCGGCAGCGCCCTCGCCTGGTTCACCCTGTGCACGGCTGGCTTCGGCCTGCTCGTCAGCACCGCCTCCAGCTGGACCGTCGCCGCCGATTGGATCGAACAGCTCATCCTCGCCTTTCTGGTCGGATTTGCCGCGCAGGTCCTGCTCGGCGCGCTGACATATCTGCTGCCGGTCGTTCTCGGCGGCGGCCCGCGCGTCTCGAAGGCGACCAGCCGCGAATTGGAGCGAGGTGCGCTGTTCCGGGTCGTCGTCGTCAATGGCGGTCTCGTGATTTATCTCCTCCCGGTCCCGAGTCTCGTGAAGGTCGCGGTTTCCCTCCTCGTCGTCGCCACTCTGGCCTCGTTCCTGATCCTGATGATCCGGGCGCTCAAGACCAACCGTGTGCTGCGCAGCTCAACGGATGTTGTCGCCCCGGTTTCCGCGCCCATCCCCGGTGCCGGCCCGGTGCACCCGCGGCGCACCGGGTCGGTCGTCGTAGCGGCCGGCGCGCTCCTTCTCGCCATAACGATTGGGGTGGCCATGGAGCCCGCCTCCCTCGGTGTGGCCGGCGGGCTTGCAATCACGTCCGTGCCCACGACCGGTCACACAACGACGATCGACGTGGCCATGGCCGGGATGAGGTTCAGCCCGGACTCCGTATCTGTCCCGGTCGGTGACACGCTCGTGATCAACCTGACCAACGCGGACGACCGGGTGCACAACCTGGTCCTGGACACTGGCGTCACCTCCGGTTCAGTCAGTCCGGGAACGACCGCCGTCGTCAACGCCGGAGTCGTCGGCACAGCCATCAGCGGCTGGTGCTCGATCGCTGGCCACAAGCAGCTTGGAATGGTCTTCGCGATCGTCGTTACGGGGGCGGCGGCCGCGGGGACCGAGCAAGGTGGCATGGACATGAGCGGCGGTACCGGGTCGGGGTCCGGAGCGAGGGCGGCGCCATCCGCTGCGGATGACGTGGATCTGATGAAGAAACCCGCCGCCGACTTTGTCGCTCGCGATGCCAGGCTCACACCAGCATCCGCGGAGACCGTGCACACCCTCACGCTCACGGCGACCAACGTCCAGACGGAGGTCTCGCCGGGCGTGCAGCAGACCCTGTGGACCTACAACGGGACTGCGCCGGGACCGACCCTGCACGGGCGCGTCGGTGACGTCTTCGTGATCACCTTTGTCAACGGCGGAACCATCGACCACTCGATCGACTTCCACGCCGGCAGTCTCGCCCCGGACCGACCGATGCGCACCATCATGCCCGGGGAGAGCCTGACGTACCGGTTCACGGCCTCACGGTCCGGGATCTGGCTCTACCACTGCTCGACAATGCCGATGTCGGCGCACATCGCGAACGGTATGTTCGGGGCCGTGATCATCGATCCGCCGGGTCTTGCCCCCGTTTCGGCGGAGTACGTCCTAGTGCAGTCTGAGTTCTACCTCGGGGCGCAGGGCGCGGAGGTAGACGCGGCGCGGGTCGCAACGCAACAGCCCGATCTGCTCGCCTTCAACGGGTATGCCAACCAGTACGTCGACCGGCCGCTCATCGCCCGGGTTGGCGACAGGGTGCGCGTGTGGGTGCTCGACGCCGGACCCAATGTTGGCAGTTCTTTCCACGTCGTCGGCGGCCAGTTCGACTCGGTCTTCAAGGAGGGCGACTACCTGTTACGCGCTGGCGGCAGTACCGGTACCGGTGGTGCGCAAGTGCTGGATCTCGCCGCTGCGCAGGGAGGATTTGTGGAGCTCAGCTTTCCGGAATCCGGGCACTACTCATTTGTCAGCCATGTGATGTCGGACGCAGAAAAGGGCGCTCGTGGCATCTTCGACGTGACCCCGTGA